One genomic window of Candidatus Nitrospira inopinata includes the following:
- a CDS encoding VPLPA-CTERM sorting domain-containing protein, protein MRQLITMAFAGALGLSLVSAGPALANTVYIGDPTTGGVRYHLWYQFDNPGTLSARTGQALPINTNPDNQHVDAGSNGLVDTIASKSHYDQIRLGGDATNPIEPGIYGWTHTSRWALIDLNPLYANGHTVVDVNIALGRYDDGTAGREDLIPGLTVWLGKEDLGNWSHTYVNGINSTNWGAWNGDPPCAPAGTCSYFPTLAQAGLAGHVWADGDDHTSPTGTASVFINDLVLGPGGNNYLTVVLGGRADLASTGAAKNFIASVSVVPLPAAAWLFGAGLVGLAGIARRRMGA, encoded by the coding sequence ATGCGACAACTGATAACTATGGCTTTCGCCGGTGCCCTCGGGCTTTCGCTTGTGAGCGCGGGCCCGGCCTTGGCCAACACAGTCTACATCGGCGATCCGACGACCGGCGGGGTGCGCTATCACCTCTGGTACCAATTTGATAATCCCGGAACCCTGTCAGCCAGAACCGGGCAGGCCTTGCCTATCAATACCAATCCCGACAATCAACATGTCGACGCCGGAAGCAACGGCCTGGTGGATACCATCGCATCAAAATCGCATTACGATCAGATCCGCCTCGGCGGCGATGCCACCAATCCTATTGAACCAGGGATTTATGGTTGGACCCACACCTCCCGCTGGGCTCTGATCGACCTCAACCCTTTGTATGCCAATGGCCACACCGTAGTTGATGTCAACATCGCCCTCGGCCGCTACGATGACGGCACGGCGGGCCGAGAAGACTTGATCCCTGGCCTGACCGTGTGGCTAGGGAAAGAAGACTTGGGCAACTGGTCTCACACCTATGTGAACGGCATTAACTCCACTAACTGGGGAGCCTGGAACGGCGATCCTCCCTGCGCCCCGGCCGGAACCTGTTCGTATTTCCCCACCTTGGCGCAGGCCGGACTTGCCGGCCATGTCTGGGCCGATGGCGATGACCACACCAGCCCGACTGGCACGGCGTCCGTCTTTATTAATGACCTGGTGCTGGGGCCCGGTGGCAACAATTATCTGACCGTTGTCTTGGGCGGCCGCGCCGACTTGGCCTCCACTGGCGCCGCCAAGAACTTCATCGCGTCAGTCTCCGTGGTGCCGTTGCCCGCCGCCGCTTGGCTGTTCGGGGCCGGCTTGGTCGGCTTGGCCGGCATAGCTCGCCGCCGCATGGGCGCGTAA
- a CDS encoding TIGR03790 family protein, with amino-acid sequence MIGLALRFLLTITLGFMSVWAPLAHATLEPQHVVILANAASADSLAVARHYAARRNIPEDHIIALALPLRESLSRRDYEELVVAPLRRSLEERRLASSIRVIVTTYGIPLRVNAPELSDEERRLLADAQSRVKASKARLEQLHSELAKLAALDSPPPPPSTGQVVLEAAKAALLLSQIDNSWRTALERVRHQGGTEAGQKAIAEFLQLTQQYGGWAMLLPRRLGPQQPPPIPEPPQASAWRTLLERTIPLWTGLPHRPLPADRQLIYRWAERLFGVRGVLELASAEVDLLTAGHADASFDSELSLLWWDPGLYSVAWRWNSPLFEDAVPRPDDPPILMVSRLDAPTVELTKGLVDKALDAERFGLRGTVYFDARGLQPDGPTDTYGVYDHSLREAATLVKDLSAYHVVLDQAEPTMASMPNVALYIGWYRLRSYEDVFSFNPGAIGYHMASAEAVTIHDPNERGWCKNALGRGITATLGSVGEPYLDAFPEPARFTRLLLSGKYPLVEVYYLTSRYVSWRMVLFGDPLYKPPVDQPRPSAARSLRLPVAPSERPMGHPPTLLEQSRRAYLQRLETLVSILQRIETERPETEGPGSP; translated from the coding sequence GTGATTGGCCTTGCACTTCGATTCCTGCTGACCATTACCCTCGGCTTCATGAGCGTCTGGGCACCCCTTGCTCATGCCACGCTTGAGCCACAGCATGTCGTCATTCTTGCCAATGCCGCCAGCGCCGACAGTCTGGCCGTGGCGCGGCACTATGCCGCGCGGCGTAACATTCCCGAGGACCATATCATTGCCCTTGCCCTTCCCCTTCGTGAATCCTTGAGCCGGCGCGACTACGAAGAACTGGTCGTCGCCCCGCTGCGTCGCTCTTTGGAAGAGCGCCGCCTGGCCTCGTCGATCCGGGTCATTGTCACGACCTACGGTATTCCCCTTCGTGTGAATGCCCCTGAGTTGTCCGACGAGGAACGCCGCTTGCTCGCTGACGCCCAGAGCCGCGTCAAGGCAAGCAAGGCACGGCTGGAGCAGCTCCACTCCGAATTGGCAAAATTAGCCGCCTTGGACTCACCCCCTCCACCGCCTTCCACCGGGCAAGTCGTCCTTGAGGCAGCAAAAGCGGCCCTGCTCCTCTCGCAGATCGACAACTCGTGGCGCACCGCTCTTGAGCGCGTCCGCCATCAAGGGGGGACCGAGGCCGGGCAAAAAGCGATTGCCGAGTTTCTGCAATTGACACAGCAATATGGGGGATGGGCGATGTTGCTCCCACGGCGCCTCGGTCCTCAACAGCCTCCTCCTATCCCTGAGCCGCCTCAAGCATCGGCCTGGCGCACGCTCCTGGAACGCACGATTCCTCTCTGGACCGGCCTCCCCCATCGCCCGCTTCCGGCTGATCGCCAGCTGATCTATCGCTGGGCCGAGCGGTTGTTCGGGGTGCGGGGAGTCCTTGAACTGGCAAGCGCCGAGGTGGACCTCCTCACCGCCGGCCATGCCGACGCCAGTTTCGACAGTGAATTGAGTCTCCTGTGGTGGGACCCGGGGCTCTACTCGGTTGCCTGGCGATGGAACAGTCCCCTCTTCGAGGATGCCGTTCCTCGGCCGGATGACCCGCCCATTCTCATGGTCAGCCGGCTGGACGCTCCTACGGTCGAACTGACCAAAGGCCTCGTGGACAAAGCACTGGATGCGGAGCGTTTCGGACTGCGAGGCACCGTGTATTTCGACGCGCGTGGGTTGCAACCGGACGGCCCGACGGATACCTATGGCGTGTATGACCACAGTTTGCGGGAAGCCGCCACATTGGTCAAAGACCTGTCCGCGTATCACGTGGTGCTAGACCAGGCTGAACCGACCATGGCGTCTATGCCAAATGTGGCGCTCTACATCGGCTGGTATCGGTTGCGATCGTACGAGGACGTCTTTTCGTTTAATCCGGGCGCGATCGGCTACCACATGGCGTCGGCCGAAGCAGTGACCATTCACGATCCCAATGAACGGGGCTGGTGCAAAAACGCCTTGGGGCGGGGGATTACCGCGACGTTGGGATCGGTCGGAGAACCTTATTTGGATGCTTTTCCAGAACCGGCCCGTTTTACGAGGTTGCTCTTGTCCGGCAAGTACCCGCTGGTCGAGGTTTATTACCTGACCAGTCGTTACGTGAGTTGGCGCATGGTGCTGTTCGGCGATCCGTTATACAAGCCGCCGGTGGATCAACCACGGCCATCTGCCGCTCGCTCGCTTCGTTTGCCGGTTGCTCCATCAGAGCGGCCAATGGGCCATCCTCCCACTCTCTTAGAACAAAGCCGCCGCGCTTACCTGCAACGGTTGGAAACCCTGGTCTCGATTCTCCAGCGGATCGAGACGGAGCGACCTGAGACGGAGGGGCCAGGAAGTCCGTAA
- a CDS encoding glycosyltransferase family 9 protein, translating into MWGDRARNWKPGNESSWPNNNSPGGAVLRCCRAIVCVDSGLQHIAAMVGTKCVTLMAARDIYGSWHPDGRHIVLERRVQCHTCFVEVCPHDNLCMREISVDDVKEAVGSLLGRSGVGSG; encoded by the coding sequence CTGTGGGGAGATCGCGCAAGAAACTGGAAGCCAGGTAACGAATCTAGCTGGCCTAACAACAATTCCCCAGGCGGGGCCGTCCTTCGCTGTTGTCGAGCAATTGTCTGCGTTGATTCGGGGCTTCAGCATATTGCTGCTATGGTGGGAACGAAATGTGTAACGCTCATGGCGGCGCGGGATATCTATGGCAGTTGGCATCCGGATGGTCGGCATATCGTTCTTGAACGGCGGGTTCAATGTCATACCTGTTTTGTGGAAGTCTGTCCCCACGACAATCTCTGCATGAGAGAAATATCGGTCGATGACGTAAAAGAAGCGGTCGGAAGTCTGCTTGGACGATCTGGCGTAGGATCGGGCTGA
- a CDS encoding cytochrome P460 family protein, whose product MMTKRCLVLMGVLVAGITGGCADMTGAPQPSSSRVLKDGEIPFPTGYQNWPKFLSSVQRPDVKQVRELFINQVGSRTARGQFFPSGTIMVMELHKVKMEGETPVTGPDGRLVKDGLAKIFVMAKGDGWGQDVHDGFKTGNWVFGAFSADGKPLAEDFNNCRVCHKPLAEKDFVHRYDEYFDKRG is encoded by the coding sequence ATGATGACGAAACGCTGTCTTGTTTTGATGGGAGTGCTCGTCGCGGGAATAACGGGTGGCTGTGCGGACATGACGGGCGCTCCTCAGCCGTCAAGTTCTCGCGTGCTCAAAGACGGAGAGATTCCGTTCCCGACCGGTTATCAAAACTGGCCCAAATTTCTTTCATCGGTTCAGCGTCCTGATGTGAAGCAGGTGCGCGAGTTGTTTATCAATCAGGTGGGGAGCAGAACAGCGAGGGGACAGTTCTTCCCTTCTGGCACAATCATGGTCATGGAGCTGCATAAGGTCAAGATGGAGGGAGAGACGCCGGTCACAGGGCCGGACGGTCGCTTGGTCAAAGACGGGTTGGCGAAGATCTTCGTGATGGCAAAAGGCGATGGGTGGGGGCAGGACGTGCACGACGGCTTCAAAACCGGCAATTGGGTTTTTGGTGCGTTCAGTGCGGATGGAAAGCCATTGGCAGAAGATTTCAACAATTGCCGTGTGTGCCACAAGCCCCTGGCTGAGAAGGATTTCGTCCATCGTTACGATGAGTACTTCGACAAGCGAGGGTAA
- a CDS encoding c-type cytochrome, which yields MKFQLKRWQSFCHWGGCLIGLLALPFLASCGGAWTGIPGLDTPDGRIFAQRCSACHLQPFGDHGVTHGVPDPRFRTIEEWKKEVARMEGLMREKGLPPLTDQDREAIFRYLALHAKR from the coding sequence ATGAAGTTTCAACTGAAACGGTGGCAATCTTTCTGCCACTGGGGCGGATGCCTGATCGGGCTGCTTGCCCTCCCGTTCTTAGCTAGCTGCGGTGGGGCCTGGACCGGTATCCCCGGCCTGGATACCCCCGATGGGCGAATCTTCGCGCAACGGTGTTCAGCCTGCCATCTCCAGCCGTTCGGCGATCACGGCGTCACGCACGGAGTGCCGGATCCCAGATTCCGGACGATCGAAGAGTGGAAAAAAGAGGTCGCGCGCATGGAAGGGTTAATGCGCGAAAAAGGACTCCCACCGCTGACCGATCAGGATCGCGAAGCCATTTTCCGGTATCTGGCCCTCCATGCCAAACGGTGA
- a CDS encoding tetratricopeptide repeat protein produces the protein MSRGTGSPWMMMTECLRNAGVTIVILAAIACLPVLAEPVLADEAENWEALLNTAIAAREQAQYREAERLLLLAGRELERAGPNDARTAATLNQLGLVLQEEGRYDRAKPYYEQALEIWERTHGLDHPEAASTLHNLAEIYQEEGDFERAERAYLRSLEIGERNLGRGHPDMAIGYNNLAGLYRKQGRFIEAEALFHLGISILQGAEQDAAMNQAPLLNNLAALYKEKGLYAYAEPLYEEAVALRRARFGDRHPAVAISLNNAANLHHAQGLPELADRYYREALAVSEATSGSDAPLTGRILANWAWLLHERGFVDEAKLRYERALVIQQKTMGREHPMLAVTLDRYASLLRDIGQPLQARLIAGRAAAIRAH, from the coding sequence ATGAGTCGAGGAACTGGTTCGCCTTGGATGATGATGACAGAGTGTCTGCGGAACGCGGGCGTTACGATCGTCATCCTGGCGGCAATTGCTTGCTTGCCGGTTCTTGCCGAGCCGGTTCTTGCCGACGAGGCGGAAAACTGGGAGGCACTGCTCAATACGGCGATTGCCGCGCGAGAACAGGCTCAGTATCGAGAGGCGGAGAGGCTCTTGTTATTGGCCGGTCGTGAGTTGGAACGGGCCGGACCGAACGACGCGCGAACGGCCGCGACGCTGAACCAGTTGGGTCTGGTCTTACAAGAAGAAGGACGGTACGACCGGGCGAAGCCGTACTATGAGCAGGCGTTGGAAATCTGGGAGCGCACGCACGGATTGGATCATCCGGAGGCGGCGTCCACTCTCCACAATCTGGCGGAGATTTATCAGGAAGAAGGAGATTTCGAACGTGCCGAGCGGGCATATCTCCGGTCCCTTGAGATCGGCGAGCGAAATCTCGGCCGCGGGCATCCCGATATGGCGATCGGATACAACAATCTGGCCGGCCTGTATCGGAAACAGGGGCGGTTTATCGAAGCGGAAGCGCTCTTTCATCTGGGGATATCTATTCTCCAAGGAGCCGAGCAGGACGCGGCCATGAACCAGGCCCCGCTCCTAAACAACCTGGCGGCTCTATACAAAGAGAAGGGTCTCTACGCTTATGCCGAGCCGCTGTATGAAGAAGCCGTGGCCCTGCGGCGGGCCCGTTTCGGCGACCGCCATCCCGCCGTTGCGATTTCGCTCAACAACGCCGCCAATTTGCACCATGCCCAAGGGCTGCCGGAACTGGCGGACCGATACTATCGTGAGGCATTGGCCGTCAGTGAGGCGACGTCGGGCTCAGACGCCCCGCTCACAGGAAGAATTTTGGCCAATTGGGCCTGGCTGCTTCACGAGCGGGGATTCGTTGACGAGGCGAAGCTTCGGTACGAACGGGCGCTGGTCATCCAGCAGAAAACCATGGGTCGCGAGCATCCGATGTTGGCCGTGACATTGGATCGGTATGCGTCGTTGTTGAGAGACATCGGCCAGCCGCTGCAAGCCAGATTGATCGCAGGCAGAGCCGCGGCCATTCGTGCCCATTGA
- a CDS encoding transporter family protein, protein MKVRRLVCLLLLLAQGASLSEQAAEASCGSASCFVVISSQQAVSPAGVLTVNVNFTHTPNGIPPEGVSTIPFANQQTKQLILANSQVSQLRTLVQIGALDLNYGLTERIGLQVQIPYRMIDAVGQIGTGAVSNTFDRGFGDILGKVKYNVLPTLRSMVVLEMGIWFPIGDYGHEAVTGQLAESTLQVGRGAFGFQPGFYQTYEILPHRLNQFLSGNYRYTMRNSDGYRFGQEFTVSAGLNLVTFPWLVLTNQINFRYKDRDNIEAALYRFNPTDPINRLELLDANVIGRSVPTTDHTFVAFSTGVVLNAFDFGQIYFIAQIPIYRDFNGNLQQETSFLGGVTKSFATPPLFSQ, encoded by the coding sequence GTGAAGGTCCGACGTCTAGTTTGCCTATTGCTGCTGTTGGCGCAAGGTGCGAGTCTTTCCGAACAAGCGGCGGAAGCGTCCTGCGGATCGGCGAGTTGCTTCGTGGTGATCAGTTCGCAACAGGCGGTCTCGCCGGCCGGTGTTTTGACGGTAAACGTGAATTTCACCCATACCCCGAACGGCATTCCGCCCGAGGGTGTGAGCACCATTCCGTTCGCCAACCAACAGACTAAGCAACTGATTTTGGCCAACAGCCAAGTCAGTCAGCTTCGCACGCTGGTGCAAATAGGGGCATTGGATCTGAATTATGGACTGACCGAACGGATCGGCCTTCAGGTGCAAATCCCCTACCGAATGATCGATGCCGTCGGACAGATCGGCACGGGCGCGGTCTCCAATACGTTCGACCGTGGGTTTGGAGACATTCTGGGCAAGGTCAAGTACAACGTGCTTCCGACCCTGCGCAGCATGGTCGTCTTGGAAATGGGGATCTGGTTTCCCATTGGAGACTATGGTCACGAGGCTGTGACCGGGCAGCTCGCTGAATCGACACTTCAAGTCGGGAGGGGAGCATTCGGCTTTCAGCCGGGTTTCTACCAAACCTACGAAATTTTGCCCCACCGCCTGAACCAATTCCTGTCTGGCAACTATCGGTACACGATGCGGAACTCGGACGGGTATCGATTCGGGCAGGAATTTACCGTCAGCGCGGGTCTCAATCTGGTGACATTTCCCTGGCTTGTGCTGACCAACCAGATTAATTTCCGCTACAAGGATCGGGACAACATCGAGGCGGCGCTGTATCGGTTTAATCCTACCGATCCGATCAACCGCCTCGAATTGCTGGATGCCAACGTGATCGGCCGGTCGGTTCCAACAACCGACCATACCTTTGTGGCGTTTTCAACCGGGGTGGTCCTAAACGCTTTCGATTTCGGGCAGATTTATTTCATCGCGCAGATTCCGATCTATCGAGATTTCAATGGGAATCTACAGCAAGAAACGAGTTTCCTTGGGGGAGTGACCAAATCGTTCGCAACGCCCCCGCTGTTTTCTCAATAG
- a CDS encoding helix-turn-helix transcriptional regulator produces MEDFLSLQSKRLLRVDEAARLLSVSRWTIYRWVEAGQLGGTRIGAGTLRIFSDTVAALISRHYVGAPIPAGVTQRGQAPVVSISGARGRKRMLAEAAGSRRRATTAS; encoded by the coding sequence ATGGAAGACTTTCTCTCATTGCAGAGTAAGCGGTTGTTGCGGGTCGATGAAGCAGCCAGACTGTTGAGTGTGAGTCGTTGGACGATCTATCGGTGGGTCGAGGCCGGGCAACTCGGCGGTACGCGAATCGGGGCCGGCACCCTGCGAATTTTTAGCGATACGGTAGCTGCCTTAATCAGCCGGCATTACGTCGGAGCGCCGATTCCAGCAGGGGTTACGCAGAGGGGGCAGGCTCCCGTCGTGTCGATCTCAGGAGCCAGAGGGCGCAAGCGCATGCTCGCCGAGGCGGCCGGCTCGCGACGGCGAGCGACCACGGCTTCGTAA
- a CDS encoding redoxin domain-containing protein codes for MNREEWSPLRLINLKRGAWLALSLLLMFSTHLVWAMGSRVPAVGTPAEDFRLIDLEGKQQSLSQYRGKVVLVNFWATWCKPCTTEMPAMQTAYDKLKDKGFVVLAVNELEDEAKVREHIKQYGHTFPVLMDRDNKVANQFGVFGLPVSVFIDEKGVVQEYVKGGLLTEEKIAQTFHRIQGGKSDQAALAR; via the coding sequence ATGAATCGAGAAGAATGGTCGCCCTTGCGATTGATCAACCTAAAACGGGGAGCATGGCTTGCCCTCTCTCTGCTGCTGATGTTCTCAACCCACTTGGTGTGGGCGATGGGTTCGCGTGTGCCGGCGGTGGGGACTCCGGCGGAGGATTTTCGACTCATCGATCTTGAAGGAAAACAGCAAAGTCTCAGTCAGTATCGCGGCAAGGTCGTCCTTGTGAACTTCTGGGCCACCTGGTGCAAGCCCTGCACGACGGAAATGCCCGCGATGCAAACGGCTTACGACAAGCTCAAGGACAAAGGGTTTGTGGTGCTCGCGGTCAATGAGTTAGAAGACGAAGCCAAAGTGCGCGAGCACATCAAGCAGTATGGACACACATTTCCGGTCTTGATGGATCGGGACAATAAGGTGGCCAATCAATTCGGCGTGTTCGGGTTGCCGGTCAGCGTCTTTATCGACGAAAAAGGCGTGGTGCAAGAATACGTCAAGGGCGGACTGCTGACGGAAGAGAAGATCGCGCAGACGTTTCATCGAATTCAAGGCGGGAAATCCGATCAAGCGGCGTTGGCCCGGTAA
- the secA gene encoding preprotein translocase subunit SecA: protein MVTQLLNLIFGSKNDREIKALLPIVERINGLESGLTPLSDQALADKTPDFKKRLEAGATLDDILPEAFAVCREMSRRVLNMRHFDVQLIGGMILHKGRIAEMKTGEGKTLVATLPIFLNALEGKGVHLVTVNDYLAKRDAQWMGRLYHALGLSTGIIQHDASFLFDPTYESADKRLQHLRPCTRAEAYRADITYGTNNEYGFDYLRDNLVVTDLSQCVQRELNFAIVDEVDSILIDEARTPLIISGPTDQSTDLYYRINAIIPQLKPERDYTIEEKTKTAALTEDGNARVEKLLGVENLYDPAHMDLVHHVVKALQAHALYKRDVDYVVKDGEVIIVDEFTGRLMPGRRWSDGLHQAVEAKEGVKIANENQTLASITFQNYFRMYKKLSGMTGTADTEAAEFAKIYNLDVNVVPTNRKMIRIDYPDVVYRTEKEKFTAIVEEIKDCHQRGQPVLVGTISIEKSEKLSALLNRNGVKHNVLNAKHHEREAEIVAQAGRKGAVTIATNMAGRGTDILLGGNPDFLYKQVLYREENLPDARKLELYEEIRADCEKNKQEVIACGGLHILGTERHESRRIDNQLRGRAGRQGDPGTSRFYLSLEDDLMRIFASERVSQLMLKLGMEEGVPIEHGMVTRAIANAQKKVEAHNFEIRKQLLEYDDVMNKQREVIYRHRRAVLSGENLGENLRDMMAGLVDSAMNVYCPPDQYPEEWDLKGLVEMMQGQFGVDITQGKHDKGESLREIGRDALLEDLHAQVREAYSRKEQELGPELMRFLEKTFMLQVIDHHWKDHLLAMDHLRDGIGLRGYGQKDPLIEYKREGFDLFAGMMERIKSDTINRLLHVQAVRQDAEPPSSAPPPVVSRPQAKLTLNRGEEPAAAPAPAHRADAKVGRNDPCPCGSGKKYKKCHGA from the coding sequence ATGGTCACTCAGCTACTCAATCTCATTTTCGGCAGCAAAAACGACAGGGAAATCAAGGCGCTCCTTCCGATCGTGGAACGGATCAACGGCCTGGAGTCCGGATTGACGCCGCTTTCCGACCAGGCCCTTGCGGACAAGACTCCGGACTTCAAGAAACGTCTGGAAGCCGGAGCGACACTCGACGACATCTTGCCGGAAGCCTTTGCCGTGTGCCGCGAAATGTCCCGCCGCGTGCTCAACATGCGGCATTTCGATGTGCAACTCATCGGCGGCATGATCCTGCACAAGGGCCGCATCGCGGAGATGAAAACCGGCGAAGGGAAAACCCTGGTCGCCACCCTCCCCATTTTTTTGAACGCGCTCGAAGGGAAAGGCGTCCACCTGGTCACCGTCAACGATTATCTCGCCAAGCGAGACGCCCAATGGATGGGACGCCTCTACCATGCGTTGGGCCTGTCCACCGGCATCATTCAGCACGATGCCTCGTTTCTCTTTGATCCGACCTATGAATCGGCAGACAAGCGGCTCCAGCATCTTCGGCCTTGCACCAGAGCCGAAGCCTATCGCGCCGACATCACCTACGGCACGAACAACGAGTACGGGTTCGATTACCTGCGCGACAACCTCGTGGTGACCGACCTGAGTCAATGCGTCCAGCGCGAGCTGAACTTCGCCATCGTGGACGAGGTCGACAGCATTCTGATCGACGAGGCGCGGACGCCGCTGATCATTTCCGGGCCGACCGATCAATCCACCGACCTCTACTATCGGATCAACGCGATCATCCCCCAATTGAAACCGGAGCGGGATTATACGATCGAAGAAAAAACCAAGACCGCCGCGTTGACGGAAGACGGCAACGCCCGCGTGGAAAAACTGCTCGGCGTGGAGAACCTCTACGACCCCGCCCACATGGATCTGGTGCACCACGTGGTCAAGGCGCTGCAGGCCCACGCGCTGTACAAACGCGACGTGGACTACGTCGTCAAGGACGGCGAAGTCATCATCGTGGACGAATTTACGGGCCGACTGATGCCCGGCCGCCGCTGGAGCGACGGTCTGCACCAAGCCGTCGAGGCCAAGGAAGGCGTCAAAATCGCCAACGAAAATCAGACGCTGGCGTCCATCACCTTCCAAAATTATTTCCGCATGTACAAGAAGCTCAGCGGCATGACCGGAACCGCGGATACCGAGGCCGCCGAATTCGCCAAAATCTACAACCTCGACGTCAACGTGGTGCCGACCAACCGCAAGATGATCCGCATCGACTATCCCGACGTCGTCTATCGGACGGAGAAAGAAAAATTCACCGCCATCGTCGAGGAAATTAAAGATTGCCACCAGCGCGGGCAGCCGGTGCTGGTCGGCACCATCTCCATCGAAAAATCCGAAAAGCTCTCGGCGCTCCTGAACCGGAACGGCGTCAAGCACAACGTCCTGAACGCCAAGCACCATGAGCGGGAAGCCGAGATCGTCGCGCAAGCCGGTCGAAAAGGCGCCGTCACCATCGCCACCAACATGGCGGGACGCGGCACCGACATTCTGTTGGGCGGCAACCCCGACTTCCTCTACAAGCAAGTGTTGTATCGGGAAGAGAACCTGCCCGACGCCCGCAAACTTGAACTCTACGAAGAGATCAGGGCGGACTGTGAAAAGAACAAGCAGGAGGTGATCGCCTGCGGCGGACTGCACATCCTGGGGACCGAGCGACACGAGAGCCGTCGAATCGACAATCAATTGCGCGGGCGGGCCGGTCGGCAGGGCGATCCCGGCACGTCCCGGTTCTATCTGTCGCTTGAAGACGATCTGATGCGCATTTTCGCCTCGGAACGGGTCTCGCAACTGATGCTCAAGCTCGGCATGGAAGAGGGCGTACCCATCGAGCACGGCATGGTGACGCGCGCGATCGCCAACGCGCAGAAGAAAGTCGAAGCCCACAACTTTGAGATCCGCAAACAGTTGCTTGAATATGACGACGTCATGAACAAGCAGCGCGAAGTGATTTATCGACACCGGCGGGCGGTCCTCAGCGGAGAAAACCTCGGAGAAAACCTCCGCGACATGATGGCCGGATTGGTGGACTCGGCTATGAACGTCTACTGCCCGCCCGACCAATACCCGGAAGAGTGGGATCTCAAGGGCCTGGTGGAAATGATGCAGGGCCAATTCGGCGTCGACATCACCCAGGGCAAGCACGATAAAGGAGAGTCGCTCCGAGAGATCGGGCGGGACGCCCTGTTGGAAGACTTGCACGCCCAGGTTCGCGAGGCCTATTCGCGGAAAGAGCAGGAATTGGGACCGGAGCTGATGCGGTTTCTGGAGAAGACCTTCATGCTCCAGGTCATCGATCATCATTGGAAAGACCATTTGCTCGCCATGGATCACCTGCGAGACGGCATCGGCCTTCGCGGCTACGGGCAAAAAGACCCGTTGATCGAATATAAACGCGAAGGTTTTGATCTCTTCGCCGGCATGATGGAACGGATCAAATCCGATACGATCAACCGGCTGCTGCACGTCCAAGCCGTTCGTCAAGACGCGGAACCGCCGTCATCCGCGCCCCCTCCCGTCGTTTCCCGTCCGCAGGCCAAACTCACGTTGAACCGCGGCGAAGAACCCGCCGCGGCCCCAGCTCCCGCGCACCGCGCCGACGCCAAGGTCGGCCGCAATGATCCCTGCCCCTGCGGAAGCGGCAAGAAGTACAAAAAATGCCACGGCGCGTAA
- a CDS encoding AURKAIP1/COX24 domain-containing protein, with amino-acid sequence MSSVLKKRRKKMRKHKYKKLRRRQKFLRRKS; translated from the coding sequence ATGTCGAGCGTTTTGAAAAAACGACGAAAAAAGATGCGCAAGCACAAATACAAAAAGCTGCGCAGACGCCAAAAGTTTCTTCGCCGCAAAAGTTAA
- a CDS encoding DUF6812 domain-containing protein: MAEGRKVRIRVRTIHCTYVGDFLIPPTRNRVSDAINEDGRPFISLTNVVIDDKDRADFVALNKTLIESVIHPD; this comes from the coding sequence TTGGCTGAAGGCAGGAAAGTTCGGATTCGCGTTCGAACGATCCACTGCACGTACGTAGGCGACTTTCTGATTCCTCCAACACGTAATCGCGTCTCCGACGCAATCAATGAAGACGGGCGTCCGTTCATCAGCCTGACGAACGTGGTCATCGATGACAAGGACCGGGCTGATTTTGTGGCACTCAATAAGACGCTTATTGAATCGGTCATTCATCCCGACTGA